One genomic segment of Synchiropus splendidus isolate RoL2022-P1 chromosome 16, RoL_Sspl_1.0, whole genome shotgun sequence includes these proteins:
- the lbh gene encoding protein LBH, whose product MSVFSPPLFCPVFVPSRDMTEVMITNTPMDDMRLSPNKDRLSFQIFPDPSDFDRCCKLKDRLPSIVVEPTEGEVESGELRWPPEEFLVSEGEEEEEEEEEAEEAVNDSIQNGQPTQNCQH is encoded by the exons ATGTCTGTTTTCTCACCTCCTCTTTTCTG CCCCGTGTTTGTGCCCAGCAGAGACATGACTGAGGTGATGATCACCAACACCCCCATGGACGACATGAGGCTAAGCCCCAACAAGGACAGACTCTCCTTTCAG ATCTTCCCTGACCCGTCGGACTTTGACCGATGCTGTAAACTCAAAGATCGCCTGCCGTCCATCGTGGTGGAGCCGACAGAAGGGGAGGTCGAGAGCGGCGAGCTTCGCTGGCCCCCAGAGGAGTTCCTGGTCAGTgaaggggaggaagaggaagaggaggaagaagaggcagaGGAAGCGGTGAACGACAGCATCCAGAACGGACAGCCGACCCAGAATTGTCAGCATTAA